From Candidatus Neomarinimicrobiota bacterium, the proteins below share one genomic window:
- the miaA gene encoding tRNA (adenosine(37)-N6)-dimethylallyltransferase MiaA: protein MIQPELIIITGPTASGKSEMAVRMALEKKGVIISADSRQVYKYMDIGTAKPTPEEQKGIPHYLMDFLDPTQNYSAGEFGRDARKLMDTFMKENRPVIVCGGSGLYIQAMLGFIPEGEKADPKIRSLIRQRGETEGWDILWQRLQECDPKYGKKIDPNNIRRISRAWEIIEQTGKTPTEYFESQDKSFPWEYRFIVTDIPRKTLWKRIEIRTRQMIEMGFEKEVRSLLDKGYSPSLNALNTVGYKEMIAHIRGECSLEEAEEWINIRTRQYAKKQITWNKKMLSRY, encoded by the coding sequence ATGATTCAGCCGGAACTTATTATTATTACAGGACCAACTGCTTCGGGAAAATCCGAAATGGCCGTCCGTATGGCACTGGAAAAGAAGGGTGTGATCATTTCTGCCGACAGCCGGCAGGTATATAAATACATGGATATCGGCACTGCCAAGCCGACACCGGAAGAACAAAAAGGCATACCTCATTATCTCATGGATTTTCTGGATCCCACGCAGAACTACAGTGCCGGTGAATTTGGACGGGATGCCCGGAAATTGATGGACACTTTTATGAAAGAAAATCGCCCGGTTATTGTCTGTGGTGGCAGTGGCCTGTATATCCAGGCCATGTTGGGTTTCATTCCTGAAGGAGAAAAAGCAGACCCAAAAATCCGCTCATTAATCCGCCAGAGAGGTGAAACCGAAGGGTGGGATATCCTCTGGCAACGTTTGCAGGAGTGTGATCCCAAGTATGGAAAAAAAATTGACCCCAATAATATCCGCCGTATATCGAGAGCCTGGGAGATCATTGAGCAGACAGGAAAGACACCTACTGAATATTTTGAATCTCAGGACAAATCTTTCCCATGGGAATACCGGTTTATTGTTACAGACATTCCCCGTAAAACGCTCTGGAAGCGTATTGAAATCAGGACCCGGCAGATGATCGAAATGGGCTTTGAAAAAGAAGTTCGCTCTTTGCTGGATAAAGGCTATAGTCCGTCTCTCAATGCCCTGAACACTGTAGGTTATAAAGAGATGATCGCCCATATCCGGGGTGAATGTAGCCTGGAAGAAGCCGAAGAGTGGATCAATATCCGGACGCGGCAATATGCAAAAAAACAAATAACCTGGAACAAGAAGATGTTGAGCCGGTATTAG
- a CDS encoding peptidylprolyl isomerase — protein sequence MKKVLIVSMVILGLIAGCSKDSGDVLYSKSAPEYTFFKSLADSVPVLNPDEKVTLIALDCGNITNYDVMPELYRAVNGQLDITEVPSEHIVNYINQVAVSLADKNMFMADAADQGIEVPEEDIQAELEQIWSNPRFGGSEEAFKDYIESQGFTMDMVQQDIRDGLIFQAYLEQVIDPEIDVPEEVLREAYKEPVSASVRHILLSTQGQNPEEKAETRKKMEGILKRARSGEDFSELAEEYSEDPGSKEQGGLYENFSRGQMVPAFDEAAFSEPVGSITDIVETQFGYHIIKILDRKSETRPFEEVRDSLRANELSSLRNAAIEVKLEELKEKYNYSKEF from the coding sequence ATGAAAAAAGTTTTGATTGTATCGATGGTCATCCTTGGACTGATTGCTGGTTGCAGTAAAGATTCCGGAGATGTTTTGTATTCAAAGAGTGCTCCGGAATATACATTTTTCAAATCGCTGGCAGATAGTGTCCCGGTTTTGAATCCTGATGAAAAAGTGACATTAATTGCCCTGGATTGTGGGAATATTACCAATTATGATGTGATGCCGGAGCTCTACAGGGCTGTCAATGGGCAGTTGGACATTACAGAAGTTCCATCCGAGCACATTGTCAATTATATCAATCAGGTTGCGGTCTCTCTTGCGGACAAAAACATGTTCATGGCGGATGCAGCCGATCAGGGGATTGAAGTCCCTGAGGAAGATATCCAGGCTGAACTGGAACAGATTTGGTCCAATCCCCGCTTTGGCGGTTCGGAAGAAGCATTCAAAGATTACATTGAATCCCAGGGATTTACTATGGATATGGTTCAGCAGGATATTCGGGATGGACTGATTTTCCAGGCTTATCTGGAACAGGTGATTGATCCTGAAATTGATGTCCCGGAGGAAGTCCTGCGGGAAGCCTATAAGGAACCGGTCTCGGCATCGGTCCGACATATTTTGCTTTCAACCCAGGGACAGAATCCTGAAGAGAAGGCAGAAACCCGGAAAAAGATGGAAGGGATACTCAAACGAGCCCGTTCCGGAGAGGATTTTTCTGAGTTAGCCGAAGAGTATTCTGAAGATCCGGGTTCAAAAGAACAAGGTGGCCTTTATGAGAATTTTTCCCGTGGACAGATGGTCCCGGCATTTGATGAAGCTGCTTTTTCTGAACCGGTTGGATCCATCACCGATATTGTTGAAACACAGTTCGGTTATCATATTATCAAGATTCTGGACAGGAAATCCGAAACCCGGCCTTTTGAAGAGGTTCGTGACTCCCTTCGGGCCAATGAACTCTCATCACTCCGGAATGCCGCCATTGAAGTCAAACTGGAAGAACTCAAAGAAAAATACAATTATTCCAAAGAGTTTTGA
- a CDS encoding SDR family oxidoreductase codes for MQFENKQYWGVILGASSGFGLATAKKLASQGMNICAIHRDRRGSMKRIEEDFDAIRAFGVKFLSVNTNALDPGIRQDVLNMLQENMGEGEKVRMLLHSIAFGNLKLLAPCPDKGGQRSARALLAEKLGISADKLEAAIQDLFSVGVSRLHPLADPPLYNQERLASEEDFSNTIYAMGTSLLGWVQDIFSRNIFASDARVFGLTSEGNSIAWQGYAPVSAAKAVLESVSRSLAVEMAPYGIRSNIIQAGVTDTPALRHIPGHAHIASSAMLRNPFKRLTRPEDVANVIALLCTEEAAWINGDIIRVDGGEHVAG; via the coding sequence ATGCAATTTGAAAATAAACAGTACTGGGGTGTAATCCTGGGAGCATCCAGTGGGTTTGGTCTGGCAACAGCTAAAAAACTGGCTTCCCAGGGAATGAATATTTGTGCTATTCACCGGGATCGCCGGGGTTCCATGAAACGTATCGAAGAGGACTTTGATGCCATTCGTGCTTTTGGGGTGAAATTCCTATCTGTGAATACAAATGCCCTGGATCCCGGGATTCGACAGGATGTATTAAATATGTTACAAGAAAACATGGGGGAGGGAGAAAAGGTCCGGATGCTGCTCCATTCCATTGCCTTTGGAAATTTAAAATTGCTTGCACCGTGTCCGGATAAAGGTGGACAAAGATCTGCCAGGGCTCTGCTGGCAGAAAAACTGGGGATCTCTGCTGATAAATTGGAAGCGGCTATTCAGGATCTGTTTTCGGTGGGTGTTTCCAGACTCCATCCACTGGCTGATCCTCCTTTATACAACCAGGAACGGCTGGCTTCGGAAGAAGATTTTTCCAATACGATTTATGCAATGGGAACCAGCCTGTTGGGATGGGTTCAGGATATATTTTCACGGAACATCTTTGCGTCGGATGCACGGGTTTTTGGACTCACCAGCGAGGGGAACAGTATTGCCTGGCAGGGATATGCACCAGTAAGCGCAGCAAAGGCAGTTCTTGAATCCGTTTCCAGATCCCTGGCCGTTGAAATGGCCCCTTATGGGATCCGGAGTAATATTATCCAGGCAGGTGTGACAGATACTCCGGCGTTGCGCCATATTCCTGGACATGCCCATATCGCTTCTTCAGCCATGCTGAGAAATCCCTTTAAACGGCTTACCCGCCCTGAAGATGTGGCAAATGTTATCGCCCTTTTATGTACAGAAGAAGCAGCCTGGATTAACGGTGATATCATCCGGGTAGATGGGGGTGAGCATGTTGCCGGATGA
- the fabA gene encoding bifunctional 3-hydroxydecanoyl-ACP dehydratase/trans-2-decenoyl-ACP isomerase: MKYQDFLTRTSFEKEDLLAFAHGHLIQDAPGEMGRLPAPPLLMMDRVTWVDKRGRRGHITAEKDIRIDDWFFQCHFLGDPVQPGILGLDAIWQLIGFYCSLNGATGSGRALGCDSVEFNGQIRPHNRIVRYEIEIRRFSEIRETGAMIAVGNGKVFVDDEQVYVMKNAKAGIFKDIAYSDYPIRSDHAIGGLPPHEESTLDKILKRFRRNDGQ, encoded by the coding sequence ATGAAATATCAGGATTTTCTGACACGCACATCCTTTGAAAAGGAGGATCTGCTTGCATTCGCACATGGACATTTGATTCAGGATGCGCCGGGAGAAATGGGGCGTCTTCCTGCACCACCCCTCCTGATGATGGATCGTGTGACCTGGGTGGATAAACGTGGACGGCGTGGCCATATCACGGCTGAAAAGGATATCCGGATTGATGATTGGTTTTTTCAATGTCATTTTCTGGGTGACCCTGTTCAACCGGGCATACTTGGATTGGATGCCATCTGGCAACTGATCGGCTTTTATTGTTCGTTGAATGGTGCAACCGGTTCCGGCCGTGCACTGGGATGTGACAGCGTGGAATTTAATGGACAAATCCGTCCCCATAACCGGATCGTCCGCTACGAAATTGAAATCCGTCGTTTCAGTGAAATCAGAGAAACCGGAGCCATGATTGCTGTGGGAAATGGAAAAGTGTTTGTGGATGACGAACAGGTCTATGTCATGAAAAATGCCAAGGCCGGAATTTTTAAGGATATTGCCTATTCAGATTATCCAATCCGGTCCGATCACGCCATTGGAGGATTACCACCCCACGAAGAATCAACCCTTGACAAGATTCTTAAACGGTTCAGGAGGAATGATGGACAGTAA
- a CDS encoding beta-hydroxyacyl-ACP dehydratase, whose product MDSKQAPVHIREKVLETMPQKHPFRFVDAIHTLSTEEISGEYRVTGDEFFFPGHFPGRPTMPGVILIEAMAQVSVVALGIYETMVTGGDLNKVTLFTECDIEFFNVVPPGSKILIHGKKIYFRRGKIKSKAWVTLEDGTLIARGHLAGIGANV is encoded by the coding sequence ATGGACAGTAAACAAGCTCCTGTGCATATCAGGGAAAAAGTCCTGGAAACCATGCCTCAAAAACACCCCTTCCGCTTTGTCGATGCAATTCATACTCTGTCAACAGAAGAAATCAGCGGTGAATACAGGGTAACCGGTGATGAATTCTTTTTTCCCGGACACTTTCCCGGAAGACCCACCATGCCCGGAGTGATCCTGATTGAAGCGATGGCCCAGGTTTCAGTGGTGGCTTTAGGGATATATGAAACTATGGTAACCGGAGGAGATCTGAACAAGGTGACTCTTTTTACGGAATGTGATATAGAATTCTTTAATGTGGTACCGCCAGGAAGCAAAATTTTAATTCATGGGAAAAAGATATATTTCAGGCGGGGTAAAATTAAAAGTAAAGCATGGGTGACCCTGGAAGACGGGACATTGATAGCCCGGGGACACCTTGCCGGAATAGGAGCAAATGTATGA
- a CDS encoding beta-ketoacyl-[acyl-carrier-protein] synthase family protein, with protein sequence MNHRRVVVTGLGIIAPNAHGIQDFEKALREGKSGIRFLPHLEKLKFGCRVGGIPDNLDQISEEYFPADILHVLNESMRYAGIAAIDAWTDAGMQIPLPDDDRVNWDSGAIVGTGIGGADTLGIIIPKVNEGRARRLGSAVVEQTMSSSVSARLSGLLALGNQVTTNSSACSTGTEAVIMGYERIREGKADKMLCGGAEGSSPYIWAGFDAMRVLNTGKNEVPEQASRPMSATAGGFIPGAGAGILLLESLDSAQQRGARIYGEILGGAVNSGGQRNGGSMSAPNGEGVQRCIRAALHHAGIGPGDVDVINGHLTATMADPLELANWAAALERTPVDLPYIHSTKSLVGHCLGAAGGIECVASLLEVHKGFIHGSINCEDLHEKILPYEKRVVHDTIEKDFNILIKASFGFGDVNSCVVFQKYEG encoded by the coding sequence ATGAATCACAGACGTGTTGTTGTCACCGGGTTGGGTATCATTGCCCCCAATGCCCATGGCATACAGGATTTTGAAAAAGCCCTAAGGGAGGGAAAAAGCGGAATCCGTTTTCTTCCTCATCTGGAAAAACTCAAGTTTGGATGCCGCGTCGGAGGGATTCCCGATAATCTTGATCAAATATCAGAAGAATACTTTCCGGCAGATATTCTCCATGTGCTTAATGAGTCTATGCGTTATGCAGGTATTGCAGCTATAGATGCCTGGACAGATGCCGGTATGCAAATACCTCTACCAGATGATGACCGGGTCAACTGGGATTCGGGAGCTATTGTTGGAACCGGTATCGGAGGTGCAGACACCTTGGGTATCATTATTCCGAAAGTGAACGAGGGGAGGGCTAGAAGGCTGGGTTCTGCCGTTGTGGAACAAACTATGTCCAGTTCGGTGTCAGCACGGTTGAGTGGACTCCTGGCTCTGGGAAATCAGGTGACGACCAATTCCAGTGCCTGTTCGACAGGCACGGAAGCCGTTATTATGGGATATGAACGGATTCGCGAAGGTAAAGCGGATAAAATGTTGTGTGGCGGAGCCGAGGGATCTTCCCCCTATATATGGGCTGGTTTCGATGCCATGAGGGTCCTGAACACAGGGAAGAATGAGGTGCCTGAACAGGCATCCCGCCCCATGAGTGCCACTGCCGGAGGATTTATTCCAGGTGCAGGAGCCGGTATCCTCCTCCTTGAGAGTCTGGATAGTGCCCAACAGCGGGGTGCCCGGATTTATGGGGAGATTTTGGGAGGGGCTGTCAATTCCGGAGGCCAGCGAAATGGCGGAAGCATGTCCGCCCCAAACGGAGAAGGTGTTCAGCGATGTATTCGTGCAGCTCTACATCATGCAGGTATCGGACCCGGTGATGTCGATGTCATAAACGGTCACCTGACAGCTACAATGGCTGATCCTTTGGAGCTTGCAAACTGGGCTGCGGCTTTGGAACGGACCCCCGTTGATTTACCATATATTCATTCAACAAAATCTTTGGTGGGACATTGTCTTGGAGCCGCAGGAGGAATTGAATGTGTTGCCTCCCTCCTCGAAGTGCACAAAGGATTCATTCATGGATCAATCAATTGTGAGGATTTGCATGAAAAAATTCTGCCGTATGAAAAGCGGGTTGTGCATGACACCATAGAAAAAGATTTTAATATTTTAATCAAAGCCAGTTTTGGTTTTGGTGACGTTAATTCGTGTGTCGTTTTTCAGAAATATGAAGGATAA
- a CDS encoding acyl carrier protein: MEEKVIFEKVLEILKPYVREAEDLKTATEETDILNDLKVNSSRLVDIILAIEDEFDIEVSDDEADEVQTIGDTVSLITGKI, translated from the coding sequence ATGGAAGAAAAAGTCATCTTTGAGAAAGTCCTTGAGATTCTCAAACCCTATGTGCGTGAAGCAGAAGACTTGAAAACTGCAACGGAAGAGACAGATATTTTAAATGATCTGAAAGTAAATTCTTCCCGGCTGGTAGACATTATTCTGGCCATTGAGGATGAATTTGATATTGAAGTCTCGGATGATGAGGCCGATGAGGTTCAGACAATTGGTGATACTGTTTCTTTGATCACCGGGAAAATTTAA
- a CDS encoding lysophospholipid acyltransferase family protein — protein MKQKNLLNISIPFGIRCRCTIQKWVDWIFFPLLAPVIIFILKYVQKNRIKDLKKIRMLFKRIAGESKIPTLICANHLTKVDSIYIHHAFASLPFYWRHFRLFSWNIPAKENFWTKPLDRLVTYLGKCIPIVRTGTPEHHKEVLDTLRYLLARGELCTVFPEGGRSPDGRVNVQNVRYGVGTILNGLPDYRVLCVYMRAENQKEMSDLPPKGDTLYFDFKVITPQSIQTGRRAERDISRTIIEKIKEMEDLYFEKYKS, from the coding sequence ATGAAACAAAAGAACTTACTGAATATTTCTATTCCCTTTGGAATACGCTGCCGTTGTACAATACAGAAATGGGTTGATTGGATCTTTTTTCCACTCCTGGCCCCTGTGATCATTTTTATCCTGAAGTATGTACAGAAAAACCGGATAAAGGATCTTAAAAAAATTCGGATGTTATTTAAACGAATAGCGGGAGAAAGCAAGATTCCTACCCTCATTTGTGCCAATCATTTAACGAAGGTGGATTCTATTTACATTCATCATGCCTTTGCATCCCTTCCATTCTATTGGCGTCATTTCAGGCTTTTTTCCTGGAATATCCCTGCCAAAGAAAATTTCTGGACGAAACCATTGGACCGGCTTGTGACATATCTTGGGAAATGTATACCTATCGTCCGGACAGGTACTCCGGAACACCATAAAGAAGTCCTGGATACGCTTCGGTATCTCCTTGCCCGTGGCGAGCTGTGCACCGTTTTCCCTGAAGGCGGCCGAAGTCCAGATGGCCGGGTGAATGTTCAAAATGTCCGCTATGGAGTCGGAACGATTTTAAATGGCCTGCCAGACTACCGGGTTCTCTGTGTGTATATGCGTGCTGAAAACCAAAAAGAAATGTCAGACCTGCCTCCAAAAGGAGATACTCTTTATTTTGATTTTAAAGTGATCACACCTCAAAGTATACAGACTGGCAGACGTGCTGAACGGGATATATCAAGGACTATTATTGAAAAGATCAAAGAAATGGAAGATCTCTATTTTGAAAAATATAAATCATAA
- a CDS encoding Rrf2 family transcriptional regulator has product MKLSVKSEYAILAMIDLAERESEGLQHIEDIARRKHIPRKFLEQILLILKRAGYVRSKRGAVGGYRIGKSPSEISLAEIIRLMDGALAPVESVSVYFYEQTPIEQNQKLIDVFREIRDYISTIMEGTHISDLL; this is encoded by the coding sequence ATGAAATTATCCGTCAAAAGCGAATATGCCATTCTGGCTATGATAGACCTGGCAGAACGGGAGTCGGAAGGACTTCAGCATATAGAAGACATTGCCAGGAGAAAACATATTCCCCGTAAATTTCTGGAACAGATTCTCCTCATTTTGAAAAGAGCAGGTTATGTTCGCAGTAAAAGAGGAGCAGTAGGGGGATATCGAATAGGAAAGAGTCCATCAGAAATTTCCCTGGCAGAAATTATACGGCTGATGGATGGTGCCCTGGCTCCGGTGGAATCGGTCAGTGTTTATTTCTATGAACAAACACCCATTGAGCAAAACCAGAAATTGATTGATGTTTTTCGTGAAATCAGAGATTATATCTCCACAATTATGGAAGGGACTCATATTTCGGATTTGTTGTAG
- a CDS encoding OFA family MFS transporter gives MKRMNILASFFSMLCLGGIYAWSVFVPSLKTDYGLSGAQTQLIFGLIIAVFALSMIWAGSLEQKIGAKKLAMISAILFFLGYGLSALSAGNFFLILLGIGIFSGIATGFGYLMALTIPVKWFPEKKGLIAGIAAAGFGGGAVVVTLMAESLFSKGYHALNIFMIIGMTFGLILLFMALFYTVPEQSGTEVPLKPGFLKEKKYLMLLITMFCGTFSGLMVIGNLKPMGLVHSISEQILAATIILFSIANFTGRIVWGWLSDFFSNRLLVLIALGSLGVSTFLLGFLPLNSLLFILLALITGFSFGSNFVLFAKETAQLFGVSNVGKVYPWVFLGYGIAGITGPLAGGWLSDIFGNYQYASLAASLISLGGGVTYYMTIRNDTA, from the coding sequence ATGAAACGAATGAATATCCTTGCTTCATTTTTTTCCATGTTATGCCTTGGCGGAATCTACGCATGGAGCGTTTTCGTTCCTTCCCTCAAAACAGATTACGGTCTTAGCGGTGCCCAGACCCAATTAATTTTCGGACTTATCATTGCTGTTTTCGCTTTATCCATGATCTGGGCTGGTTCCCTTGAACAGAAAATCGGTGCTAAAAAATTGGCAATGATATCGGCTATACTCTTTTTTCTGGGATACGGTCTTTCCGCTTTATCTGCTGGAAATTTTTTCCTGATTCTTTTGGGGATCGGTATATTCAGCGGGATTGCCACTGGTTTTGGATATTTGATGGCACTGACAATTCCCGTTAAATGGTTCCCAGAAAAAAAAGGACTCATTGCCGGTATTGCGGCAGCCGGTTTTGGCGGTGGAGCTGTCGTCGTCACTCTGATGGCAGAATCCCTTTTTTCAAAAGGTTATCATGCCCTGAATATATTTATGATAATTGGAATGACATTTGGACTCATCCTGCTGTTCATGGCTCTTTTTTATACGGTGCCGGAACAATCAGGGACCGAAGTTCCCCTGAAGCCTGGTTTTCTGAAAGAAAAAAAATATCTCATGTTACTCATCACCATGTTTTGTGGTACCTTTTCAGGTTTAATGGTAATCGGTAATCTAAAACCCATGGGGCTCGTCCATTCTATATCTGAGCAGATTCTGGCAGCCACAATTATTCTTTTTTCCATCGCCAATTTTACCGGACGCATAGTATGGGGCTGGCTGAGTGATTTCTTTTCTAACAGATTACTTGTTCTCATTGCCTTGGGATCATTGGGTGTCAGCACCTTTCTGTTAGGATTTCTTCCCCTGAACAGCCTGCTTTTTATCTTACTCGCTCTGATTACCGGCTTCTCTTTTGGGTCCAACTTTGTCCTCTTTGCCAAAGAAACAGCCCAGCTCTTTGGTGTATCCAATGTGGGGAAGGTCTATCCCTGGGTCTTCCTTGGATATGGCATCGCCGGAATCACCGGCCCTTTGGCAGGAGGATGGCTATCGGATATCTTCGGCAATTATCAATATGCATCTCTTGCCGCTTCGCTCATCAGTCTTGGCGGTGGTGTGACTTATTATATGACAATTCGTAATGATACTGCATAA
- a CDS encoding PfkB family carbohydrate kinase, with translation MTQIVVVGSIALDSVETPLGRRDNALGGSSTYFSLSSSHYTKTCLVGVAGTDFPKSALDLLQKYGIDLEGLEIKDGKTFRWGGRYKSNMNKRDTLYTELNVFENFQPSLPPAYRKSPILFLGNIHPELQLQVLHQMENHPLTALDTMNLWIDISRDSLLDVISKVDILFINEDEIRQLNGTSSILTAAKKTLQSGPQFLIVKRGENGAMLFHKDKLFIMPAYPIENVVDPTGAGDSFAGGFMGYLSTRNLKELSLKDYKNAMVHGTVMASFLVETFSTDRLVSVTRESIQHRVQNLLEMICVD, from the coding sequence ATGACACAGATTGTGGTGGTGGGGTCCATTGCGCTGGACAGCGTAGAAACACCCCTTGGAAGACGGGATAATGCTTTGGGGGGATCGTCCACCTATTTCAGTCTATCCTCATCCCACTACACGAAAACATGTCTTGTCGGCGTGGCTGGGACAGATTTTCCAAAGTCCGCTCTGGATTTGCTACAAAAATACGGGATTGACCTTGAAGGACTGGAAATAAAGGATGGAAAGACTTTTCGCTGGGGCGGCCGTTACAAGAGCAATATGAATAAGCGGGATACTTTGTATACCGAACTGAATGTCTTTGAAAATTTTCAACCATCTCTTCCCCCTGCATACCGGAAAAGTCCCATCCTTTTTCTTGGAAACATCCATCCCGAACTACAGCTACAAGTATTGCACCAGATGGAAAATCATCCCCTGACGGCTTTAGATACCATGAACCTTTGGATCGACATCAGCCGGGATTCGCTTCTGGACGTTATTTCAAAAGTAGATATCCTCTTCATCAATGAAGATGAGATCCGACAGTTGAACGGAACCTCCAGTATCCTCACAGCAGCAAAAAAGACACTGCAATCCGGTCCCCAATTCCTTATTGTAAAACGGGGAGAAAACGGTGCCATGCTCTTTCACAAAGATAAATTATTCATCATGCCTGCCTACCCTATTGAGAATGTTGTAGACCCCACCGGTGCAGGAGATTCCTTTGCAGGAGGCTTTATGGGATACCTGTCCACCCGGAATCTCAAAGAATTATCCCTGAAAGACTATAAAAATGCCATGGTCCACGGGACAGTAATGGCTTCATTTCTTGTGGAGACCTTTTCCACAGACCGGCTTGTTTCAGTCACCCGGGAGTCTATCCAGCACCGGGTTCAAAATTTACTGGAAATGATCTGTGTGGATTAA